TTTCATGTATTCACAGACGCCAAGGTCGTGTGGGCGTGACCCCGGCTACATGTTGTCCTGTGTAGACGCAACTACGGTCGTTGCTGACATATCCGGGCAATAATTCAAACAACATGCATTTGAATTGGGTTTTCTTATAGCGACAATACATTTCTCAATTGTTGAAAGTTAAAGTTTTGAATATAATTAAGTGGGCAGAAATTTCCAACAGGAAGCCATAGTAAGTCGTGACAACCCACCTGTGGAGATCCGGTTAAGAAGTGATCTTAAGCAATCCTTGCTTgacataagaggtgactaacatgatcgtgtggtcagacttgcaaacttggtcgacacatgccattgtatcccagctgcataggtttgttatagtgtctacttctggacagccatgtccaaatatttctaaagaccAAAAACTAGGTAGCCAGGCCATATGAtgtttaattattattattcaatctgcattcttaatcgttatcactaccgcagagtattttgttttgtcatcccccttgtctgtgtctgtcatcacaacaACTGTAGagggaagtgctattgtttctctgttgaatctttgcctgtccattgttgttaaaaactgtaCATATGTGCATGCTCACATGTATACTGAATGTGGAGTACTGTATTCCGCCTGTCTGTGTAGGgtcgaccgcgagcaggataaTGCCGCTCCCAGGAAAAGCCTtgggggttgagctggaagtccgctcacctcattcatgtatatttgtttgacatgtcttgtgaaacctaCTAAGGAAGTtcgaactaaactatgccttcgtcttcatcaacgtattcatttgtcttagTCAACGTAAtcttcatcaaaatcatgagccaATCAACACACAACCATACACTACCGTTGACAAGTTGTTACAATGTCTGAAAGAGTTAACGAAAAACCTAATTACCTGGGACTAATTTGCTATTACAATGAAATTGCAACATGCAAAACGAAAACTGGGTGTGAATGCATGCCCTAACGTAGGTATGGTTGCCATTTGTAAACAGTCGAATGTCGCATATATAGAAACTCTCTCACTTTGTCCGGCTAAAGGAATTTCAGGATATCTAAAAGTCTCTATTTACCTCATTCGTAAATATTGTGAAGTAAATGTCCTTTAGACGAGGTTCCCGCGTTTTCAGCTCCAGGATGAACGAGGCTCCGCAGTATACAGTTGCCACAACGTAGAGAATTATTTGCAAACTTTAAAAAGTCATGTAACGTACATTAAAAGACGCTAAAATGGCCTGGCCGATTAAATAGCAACCACATAGGTAGATATATGTTTTCAATGTCCGATTTCATTCTAAGCTGATCCTTACCAAACCTGGAGTAGTGTATACCTCGAAACAGGTAATTGCCTAATCTAAACATATAATCCTTACAGTGTAGGGAATCATTCTGTTTTGATATGTTTTGGAAACGATACGGAAGCCAACAAGACATTACTAACTAATCCCAATCTCCTAAGAAATATCGCTTTGACAGATTTTTTGCAATTCCCTggcaatgctatgacgtcattaacttgatgatgtcacaatccTATGACATCACCTCACTGCAAGTCTAATAGGAGTGTCGTGTTCAgatatgtacatttttcattgaaacaaaCGAGGAGTGATTGCACATAATAAATAGAATCTTACCCTCGTGTATTCTGATATATAGGTAGGTTgttatgatataaatataaacactgGTTGGCAAAGTGAAAAATTAATATAATCGGTATGCCTCGGCTATTTGCAACTTTAacactgatatcagtagaccaTGTAGAAGATTCTCAATGTCGTTTACACTTTGATATGCACACGTTTCCTGTTTTCATTCCTAAAAAAACATCTTttatcctcgcaatgacacgagggcctgtgggCTTACATGGGTAACGGTCGAGATAGCTTGAGTAATGAGGCAATAATCAACAAGACCTTACAGGTGACAAACAGGTAAGCCAGTTTTGTAGATTCAGTGTGCCCTTTTTCGGGGTCGCGATAATCAAATGACGTCAACGAGGTAAGTCTTGTAAACACATACGACATCGTTATTAAATCTCACCACGTGTTTGGTCACGTGAGATCTTGTCCAGCCAGAGATACCGGTCACCATGGATCTGCACATTGGCGTGTTGGTCTTTCTTGTCGTCTTACTGTGTATCGCAAATGCTGGTAGGTTGTTATGATTTTACTCTGTGAATATCATATATTTATCTGGAGCATGTCCTCGATTTTAGCACACAACTCTGATACCTTTACGCTACATTATCAGGTGTCGTTCCTCTATGACTTGTCTttgaaacactgacatacacaccccaaaataattatatatatcagGTAGTTGAAATTTCACTGATATTGATCGCATTGTAACactgtacaacatacactgtatTTTCCTCGGGTTTTGAAGCCTGACAGAAAGCTGTTCCTACTTACCGAAGCCTTAATTAACGCTGGCTTAATTAATTTCTGATGCtggcagagttgcctcccttagacaAAGCAGAATCGAATCGTCTttgaaacactgacatacacaccCCCAAATATATCAGGCAGTTGAAATTTCAGCGTGTTTTCAGTTTCCAAGCGATGAGGTGTGATGtcaaattgtttgttttatctacAGTATGTAGTTCAATCATAATGCTACCATAACATTAACAACACAAAAGAGAACAGATACACGACGAAAGTTTGTGCACTGGGTGAAACAGCGTTGTTGTTACGGAGTAGTGAGtgtgcgagtttagttttacgacgcttgtTCTATTTTGTACAAAAACACAAGGCTCAAAGTATTTGGTGTCATGCTATGTATATTTAGGAAAATACCAACACAACAATGGCCTGTTCCTAAAGGCAAAGAGCCATGATGCTAACGCTCGCTTGctacgccaaagacccgggttttcTTCCACATGTGGTTGACGATGTTGGAATGGATTTCTTAGATGTTGTTGCAAACAGTGTAaagctacactcactcactcactaacttactTTAAGGTAATACTTTTAGGAAATATGCAAGAAAGGCACCCACATGATTTAAACCTTTGTACGAAAGACACATACATTTATGTTATATTGTTATGGTAATTAAATGACAGTTATGATTTTACACAGGTCGAATCAAACACCACGTTCCCGGCAGTgatctgaccttgacctttgagtGGGAAGATCCTCAGCTACCTCCAACAGAGGCAGATTATTATCACATGAGAGATGGCGCTGGTAAGACTGTTGTTTTTTATTGCGTCACCGCTCCTCTCATTTACAAGACAGACGGAAATCCCCGACTACCAAACTGTAGGATCCTATGCAGAATGCATGTTAACTTGGCACTTTTGATGGATAATTCAAACCCCGGAGAAAAGAAAGTATATGATATATTTGATTGGAATtattctatggcaagcatgtgggGGAATGGTATGTATCTCTTATATAAACTGGTGTACCCAGCCGTTGCCTTGAAAACTGTGCAAGAAGCTGAAAATATGAcagtgcgtgtgtgcgtgtgtgcgtgtgtgcgtgtgtgcgtgtgtcttaTGTGCTGTTCAGAAGTCGGTATTTGCGAAAATGGAGAAGGTGATCATCCATAAATTCTTTCATCTCTCATTTTTCCATCCACCGACTTCTAGAGTGCCCTCCAAACAATAAAGAAAGGGAAATGTTCTCTGTGCTTAATCTGTATCAATTCAAGTTTCTGCCCAGTAACGTCTTAAACCTTCATGTCCTGTTGCGATCAACATTCAGATGtcatctgtatacatgtacacatgtatcAAAGATATTTACCTAAACAATGAATACAGCTGTCTGAAAATGAAAgggaatgttttgcaaatgttgTTACTAATCATTAACAAACTAAATGAGACTTTCGACAGCAGGCAGGAGTAAAGAattggtgatttatttatttatccaaATCCGAAACAGAACTGCTATTGGTTTCAGGTTTTCGTCCCAAGAGGGCAACTGGAGGTCGTCCTGGCCATTCCACCTCCACCAACACGTGCAGCAACATCCGGGGAGTTCCTGTGCAGTTGAGGAGCGCAAGCAACATCAGGCCGAGTGGACTGGCGTATTTCTATCAGAAATATACAGAGGCATATGGGATACCCGTATTAGGTGATAGAATACGTACTGAAAGATCTTAACATCTTCAAAATACTAAGAAACCAGGGTTTGAAGGTATTCCCGGCTATgtattgcttgtcgtaagggcagactgaaatattacattcgtaaataagtaaataaacgCCTTTGTTGCAGGTTCCGTCAACGTCCCCGACGACGCTCTTCGCCGTGCCTGTTACGTCCTTCGCTTCCTCCTCGCCGACCACAGCGGTGTGCGACAGTCCTACTACCGACTGTCGGGGAGGGTGGCAGTGATCGGAGCTCGGGAAGGGACGGTGTCCATTCCTGAACACGCCTGGCTTGGCCCCGCCTGGAACGACCGAGCACGTGGACTTGGGGCGACAGAACACGCCCCAGTATCAACAGGAGGCGAGGAAAACATCCTGTGTTACACTGGTGACAGGTGAAATaccacagtttcttgaaagaaCCGAGGATGTTGGACGTTAATGATGATTTTTGTTGATGTGAAAAACAAGAGCCTCAGGTGTCCTTTGTTTGGACTAAGTCAGCTGGGATGAAAAATGCCAAAGAGGGTTTTCTGTATGCTGACCAGAAGCACTTTCTTCATAGATGAAATTGTAGATGAATTTGACATGAGACTGTTTAGCACATTAACCGAAGTCACCGTCTAGGCTGCCTGTAAATGTTAATAATGGTAAATTTATGAGAGTGGGATTAAATGAATATTTTCGCTTGCACCATGAAAACACTTGTATTCATAAAAATATCCCACCTATCCATGGCTGTGATCCGCATAAAAACGTTGACATCCTTTGTTAAATAATCGAATATATTTCAAGTATCAATTGTGATTGTATAGATAAGTAATAATTTCTATCAGAGCAataattgaaaacatttttaggtgagaatttgaaaaaatacgAATGCAATGCAAAGACTCCTACTACTGCTgcagctactgctactactcCGGACTGCAAATGTTACGAAAATGAGAAAGCGATATCGGTACTACTATAATGACATCATTTGAAGACAAAAAGCTATGCTTTTGACAGAAGAAACTGATAAAATTAAAACATCTGCTAATGCGACTCACTTATTGTACGTACAAAGTATCATATACAATCAGGTATCGGGATGAAGACATCTTCCTTCACGAGTTCGCCCATGGCATCCACCTACTGGGCGCCAAGTATGCCATTCCAGGTTGGCAGAGTCGCCTACAGTCGCTGTACGACCAGGCCAAGTCTGCCGGTAGATGGCGAAACACATACGCCATTACTACAGTGgaggaatattttgtaagtaaaATGTGACAGTGCGCGTGTGCATGTGTCCTATGTGATTTTCGGAAGTGTTGTTTCTAGCAACATTCATCAATGTCCTGGTTGGATTGTTGTCTCAGTCGTTTCAGTTCAGTGACGTTTCTTTATCTTAATGTGTCTTTGACAGATATATCCTTTGTGAATCACGGCAATCCACATTATGACTTTGACTATGACCTTGCCTGTAACCCTGACCCTGACCCTGACCCTGACCCTGACTGTTAACTTCAATCCTTAGGCGGAAGGGACACAAAGCTACTTCAACGTCAACGCTTACTCTGCCGTCCCCAACGGCATCCACAACGACGTGAACACCCGAGAGAGACTTCGACCATACGATCCCCAGCTGTATTCTCTGATACAAGAAGTATTTCCCTGCGGTAATACGTACCTGAAAAGATGCAATACATCCAGAGGTAAGCAACATGCCATATGTATTGTTTTCCCCTTCACAATGACGCGACTGGGCATGCTCTATAAAGGGTCTTATAAAGAGTTACGCATCATAACTTTGGTATGATCTCGTGGTCGTTGGTTACGATCCTGGATCGTCTTTTTGGAAGGCTGGTGCTAAATTTTTATTCACGTTTTCATCAAGACTTACATCACTTTTTCTTCTCCCTCAGATAAGCAAATAACTGAACGGCAAAGTTTAATGTCACACAAACTACAAAATCACTGTTACATTTTCACTACCACCAATAAATGTTATTACATAGACAGACAAATGTGTCAAGGTCCATAAGAACAGCACACCATTTcttgtctttgaatgtcatttagaagtgaaaatacataagaatgaagatttttatggatatcaacttctttatgagagaacacaacgtttcggagttaatgcttactccttcacctgatgaaggagtaagcattaactccgaaacgttgtgttctctcataaagaagttgatatccataaaaatcttcattcttaagcaCACCATTTGCCAACAAGCCACAACAGCCTGCGGTTTGTCCCCTCATGCATTGATGAAGGCATGGTACCATCTCGTCTCTTGGACCGCTAAACGTGTAAATCGACAAAACAGCAACTGCTTGACCATTAATTTTTTCAGACACGCTTTCTATGGTTCAAATCCAAAATTGGTAAGACTACCAGTGAAGAAACTCCAATAATGTGTTCCTGATTATAGAACATAATTTTCGCTATGATTCAGTGACAAGTCAGCCAAACCGCATGAACTAGCTCGTCTCATTTCATCGTATCAATCCCGTTTCAATCTCTTCATGAATGATATGTGTATATCAAGGACTTGCATGTTTATTGATGATCGATCGAATGGACCCTTAAGGAACCAATAAACGTTTGtctttttgtactcttttaactATGGCATATGAAGGACTTGGTGTTAGTCTTAAGCAGAACACCAAATGCATTCTCAAAGAATCATATCAAGCGATTGAAAGTTACCCCAAAGCCGTTTGCTTCAATCTTGCCCGCCAACACAGAGGTAAggaactctgtcgccagaggaTTGCAGCGAGCCAGAAATCGAAATGTCACTTAAAGTCAGTTCTGTAATCAATTAATAAATAGATTATGGTTTGCTTTCAGAATCGTCATGGAAAATAAGTTGAAACTCGGAAGCTAGGCAAAACAGGCGACAATATTAAATGGCATtatattgtgaaaacataaagctttcattTGACACAACTGCCGCGATTTCTGGCGTAGACGAACCAATAAGTATGACAATTTACCCCCTAAAATGTACATGAAGTCTTTAGAGGCCCACCCATACTGGCACacctctgattggttgacattTCGATCGCGGGAGAGAATTGTGATAGAAAGGTCAACGTAACGGTAATTAAACGTTGAAATGAGTAGTGTTAATGACGGGTTTCACGTATAACGGCACTaacaaatgatttatgtatttgtgccCCCTTACATTATATGGGATCTTTAAGGCTAGCGTGTGTATTTTCAGAAAGGTAACGCCATGTTGTTCTATATTTAACTGTTTTCAAGGAGCAGGCGTATGGCCGTGTTCTGTGGTGTGTGAGTCTCCGATGTTGAAGACGTTTCACAGTCCCTCTCTACCCATGGTATGTTTTACTATTCTACGATTGTATGAACCGCTTACTATGGCGTATACACTTCCACTGTCGCAGATGCCGAAAGaaaccaacaactgaagatgaaCTGTAACCAGAGTGATGGGGGCGACACAGATAGCGGATCCGGAACTGGAAGCGAATCTGGAGCTGGATCCGCAAGTGGATCTGGAAGTGGAAGCGGAAGTGAAACAGGTTCAGGTATGGAAAGTCCTTAACGggacattttttaaatatatttttgtattttttataattCGCTTAGACCTATTTAGTTGTAAGACATTACTTACACTAAAGATCTGTCAAAGTGAATACGAGCTCTTCATTTTAGGAACCTGTCAGGACAACAACTCCAAATGCAGGTCGTGGGCGTCTCAGGGGGAGTGCGGCTCCAACCTCGGCTATATGCACGTGCACTGTAGAAGAAGTTGCAGTAAATGCGGGGCAGATGGAACCGGATCGGGAAGTGGCACTGATACAGGTATGGAAGCTCGAAGGGACACCCATCCGATAAAAAGACTAAAGACCTTTGCGCAAATGATCTGTCTGGAGTGAATACCACTGGTGTTTATTTCAGGAACATGTCAGGATAACAACGCCAACTGTAAGTCGTGGGCGGCTCGAGGAGAATGTGACGCTAACCCAGCCTACATGCATGTTCAGTGTAAACAAAGCTGCAACAAGTGCGAAGGTTCGACACCTTTTCTTGGTTTCTCTTCTTGGGACACTATTTACATGCGGGAGGCATGATAACTGAGGGTCCTTTCATCTTCGGGTCTTTGTTTTATAGTAAAAGCAACAAGACCTGAGACGCATTAGATGCTCACAGGACTGCGTGCCTTAGATGAGCCAGAATCCTTTGTTTGTAAAAATATCGACATTCATTCACCTATGCTCATCTTTGGTAAATTTGACGCTTGAATTTGACAGGAAAACTGTTACGGACATTCACACACTGAATTATAATTGTACTCTGCGACCtatcaaacgtttagactcactagtgtatatatgacaatatggcaacttacttcagtcaactgttctaaccTACATTTTGTAAACTATTCTATACTGTTTAAAAGTACTGATgtaatgtaaaacaaattcgtaacgttgaaaagaaaTGTTGGAATGGTGAAGCTCcgtgaaaattggcgaattccTATCGGTaaaccaaaacgcagctgttcgcATGCACAGTatctgcacatgcttttcagtaaTCTGATGCATGGTCCCAGTAATCTGATGCATGGACCCAGTAATCTGATGCATGGACCCAGTAATCTGATGCCTGGACCCAGTAATTTGATGCCTGGACCCAGTAATCTGATGCATGGACCCAGTAATCTGATGCATGGACCCAGTAATCTGATGCATGGTAtggttcatctgcataaggtctGCAGTTGGTTCTCCCAAATtaatggagaaattcatcttcgatgtaactaTACGAACACACATAACATGTAAtgtgtgttttaagtgagtgtaAACTGTTGATGAGGAGTATATTTATGtaggtaagagtgagtgagcgagcgcgatagtgagtgagtgagtgagtaacgttttctgccgcactcagcactattccataATATGGAGGCAGTTTGTACATTATCGAGTCTAGACCggacattccagtgattaacagcatgagcatcaatcttctcAATTGGGAacatatgacatgtgtcaatcaagtcagcgaacctgaccagccggacccgtcagtcgcctcttacgacaagcttgggttaatgaagatcattTCAAACCCTGATCTTCGCGGTCTTGTAGAGAAGACGATAAACATATTATTGTACATTTAGCGTGCAGATGCATGCCAACATTATTATGAAGATTTCTCGATCAATCCGTAACACCTTATGTGTTAGTGTTTCACAGTTGCGTTTTTTTCCGATCAGCACCGTAAATTTTCTATTACAAATTACCACATGCCAGTTTTGCTCCTTTTTGGTATCATCTCAGTTGCACTCGGTTTGTAATTATTTCTTATTTctaaatacaaaaaatattaaataaataaaaaataaaaaaaataaaaaataaaaattttaataaataaaCGTGTCAGTGTGGCTGCTTTTGGTGCCATCTTCGGTGTTGAAGTGAAGTTTGTAATGATtactttttatttcatttttgaagGTGCGTCTTGTGCGGATACAAACGTCTACTGCAGCAGCTGGGCAAAGAGTGGGGAGTGTGGACGGAACCCCGCCTACATGTTGTCCTCGTGTAGACGCAGCTGCGGTCAGTGCTGACAATGTCCGTGCAATAAATCAAACAACACGCACTTGACTTGAGTCTTCATTtagtgatgaaatatttgtcatttGCGGAGAGTTAAGCTTCCAAGGCTCGCATGTTGACAAATATACACTATTAAAATGTTTAACTGCTGATAAACACAACATGCCCATAAGCGTGACGGTTGATAATATTCGACAGGTAACGCTTGACCTAATGCCAAAACATTCCCCATCCCTATCACTCAACCTACGGCATGTCTTTGGTCAAGACGGACATTCCCTCAGCACTATCAGGGGTCAGTCATTTCAAGCCCAGCGGCACACACAAGATGTGGTAACCAATTTGCTATCTGAAACACACAACATATAAAGTTGACGAGTTTGAAGTAAGGGCACTTACCAAGGATGAGTTTGATGGTTTTTAAGCCGACAAAACCACGTTttcaaatttaaacaaattattGGAACAACTGTCATTTTTTACCGGAACAAACCAACACATTTGGTTCCGCACGTTCATGAATATTTGCTACAGTGAATCTCGTCAGTTACCCCAACCATAACTATCGTCCTTTAGGCGGGGTTTGTGGATTGCTAGGGTCAGGATAAGCAGGGTTCTTCAGTATGTCCGTTTTGTTTGACAGATGGAAACCCGACTCCTCTCAAAAGACGGTCATGTTAACTGTGTAAGGAAAACGTGAACATCAACCGTTTGTGAAGTGTATCCCTTAGGTCTTGAGACGAAGGTCAATGTCACCGTCAGAGTATGAAAAGAAAACCATGTGACCTGAATTGAATGTTATTGTATGCTCGGCGTCATTAATGAAGAGCCAAGCTATTGGTAACGCTTTTTCTTAAAAGCTGTAAAATCGTTAAATCGTTTTTggttaacacacacacacacacacacacacacacacacacacacacacacacacacacacacacacacacactgggattatttacatacctacCAATAGTAGATCCACCAGGCCCTTGAAATGTCATTATTATGTTCGTTAACGAACAATCGACAATCTGTTACAATTGGCACATTTCATAATTGAGATTGTCAGTATGTAAATCCATCCTATATGGGATGTTTGTCACAAAGTCTGGCAGACTTATAGAGAGGATATcgtatgagtgcccatgtcatactatgtttaccacaagagtgcctaaatgttggtatttcccgagtGAGAGCGAGTAAACATAGCATGTTATGGGTACGgatataatattctgttcatTACCAAAGTCGTcaaaattgaggaaaataaaccacAATCTGTTTTCAAACACGAGCTCGCTACCCGCCGTCGTCGCATttagaacgcaacgtcacaTAAGAACCGTGGCGTCATGGCACTGTTCATGACGTCACCTTACCATGACAACGTGACATTTTGCCCTAGGGCATTGTATGGAAAATAGGAACCCTATGTTTGCCCTTGAAGGTGGCAATAAATAGAGTTAAGTTGTGTTGGGATTGTTGAGCTTTAGTGCCATTGTACACTTGTTCACAACATATCAGAATTCAAGCAGATTTTTATAAAGTTAATTCGTTTTTGGACTTTTGAGTGTTATGACAAAAGTCCAGCACACGTACATACGAAGGATTCGTGTCAGGCATTTTCAGAGTGAGGGGTTTGATCAGACAGTAATTCGTTCATAAACAAACCTTTTTGGAAACATTACAACAAAATGCCTTCAAAGTCACACTAATGTTTTAAACAACACTTGGTCTGAACACGCCGAATCCAATGCATTGCACAGAATCGGATATCGCTAAGGAGCCCGATTATGGTGCCATCACAAATCCACATTTGTTCGGGAATTTTATGTCATTTTCCAATTTCTGTGTGACGTCACGGTTATCAAGTGAAAACGGCTGCAACATGGTCGATCTTGTGAAAAACACGAAAGACAATGTTTATTTTCTCACCACCTGTGAAGCCACGTGCGTGTATATAAGAGCTTCAATTTCAAACGCAATGACATACAGGCACCATGGATCTGCATACAGGCGTGTTGGTCTTCCTTCTGGTCGGACATAGGGTTGCTAACTCCGGTAGGTTCAAAGTCTTAGTTAGTTATTAACGAGCTTGATTCGAAACACGGACACATTATGTGAGTCTCGGTCAAAGGTCCTAACAACAAAGGCACCTCGACAAATAACCAAACGCCGTTCACTATATGCATTAATGGGAAATTTAGATtaaagtgagggagtgagtttagttttacaccgcattcagcaatattccagctgtataacgGGTAGATTGAACACAAGAACTGATTAATGACATGACAACTTGTATTGCTTCATATCGTAATGACCAATTAATAAATATGTAATTAGCAAATGACTTTAGTTTGATCACGTCAAGTATTTGACGTCTAGTCACATATCTTTTCACAGAAATGTATGTACACCTTGAGGAAGCCGAACTCGACTGTGAGAATATTTTTTTCGCAAAGTACCAATTTCCTTTATAGGTTGCAGATTTTCCAAGTAAGAAGTTATATATTTTCTCCATTTCCTTGATAATGATACGATAAAATGCTTCAAATACtttataaaaaatgtaaaaGCAATGACAAAAGTTCATCAtactttaaaaaatgtgaaatacgTGTTCCTACTTAAGTTAATATACAAACTGTATGAGCAGTGAGAAATGCTCACTTATTATGAAATACATGTGTACCTAAATTTTTGAGTTGAGTTGTAGGGTTCAACCGAGTAgggctttacgtcacatcggctttattccagccatatagtgacaagGTCAAGTTTGCATTTATTACTCATTTATTACTTTGAGTAAGTCAAAGGCCTTTAAAcactttgttttcaaatattttatgtgtggAATGTGCCCTCTTCTACAGCATATTCTTGCCACGACATGAAATATGGAAGTCATCTCCGAAAAGGGACCCATCAACTATTTAAAACTTTAGTGAGGCTGTTAATTTTGATGCTGCCTTGAGGGACGCCCTGGTGGTAACAGTCGCGcttttgaaaaattaaaattaaatcaaATTAAGGAGATTTTGTCTAGAAGCTTTTGTTACGTCCTTGAGTTTATGTAGCTTTGGCCCTGAGGGTCGcctctgtgaagcccatttctggtgtcgttcGCAGTGATATAGGTGGTTCAGTGCTCCAAATtacgtaaaatcaaactcacacTCAAAGTCCCCCAAAATACTTAAAATTATAAATGATACCACAGGAACCTAGAAGGAGACGCTTATGTCTTGAACCGTTTTACTGAAGGGACATATgtcttattttcattatt
This genomic stretch from Haliotis asinina isolate JCU_RB_2024 chromosome 4, JCU_Hal_asi_v2, whole genome shotgun sequence harbors:
- the LOC137280775 gene encoding uncharacterized protein; translation: MDLHIGVLVFLVVLLCIANAGRIKHHVPGSDLTLTFEWEDPQLPPTEADYYHMRDGAGFRPKRATGGRPGHSTSTNTCSNIRGVPVQLRSASNIRPSGLAYFYQKYTEAYGIPVLGSVNVPDDALRRACYVLRFLLADHSGVRQSYYRLSGRVAVIGAREGTVSIPEHAWLGPAWNDRARGLGATEHAPVSTGGEENILCYTGDRYRDEDIFLHEFAHGIHLLGAKYAIPGWQSRLQSLYDQAKSAGRWRNTYAITTVEEYFAEGTQSYFNVNAYSAVPNGIHNDVNTRERLRPYDPQLYSLIQEVFPCGNTYLKRCNTSRDAERNQQLKMNCNQSDGGDTDSGSGTGSESGAGSASGSGSGSGSETGSGTCQDNNSKCRSWASQGECGSNLGYMHVHCRRSCSKCGADGTGSGSGTDTGTCQDNNANCKSWAARGECDANPAYMHVQCKQSCNKCEGASCADTNVYCSSWAKSGECGRNPAYMLSSCRRSCGQC